In Devosia chinhatensis, the following are encoded in one genomic region:
- the prfB gene encoding peptide chain release factor 2 (programmed frameshift) — protein sequence MRTEIEKTVAEIEQVLTLLRRHLDWDTAQLRLDALNAQTESPEFWNDPEKARVTMRERDELDVAVRTVNELEAGIRDNVELIELGEAEGDAEIVRDAENALIELKQTARRTQIETLLSGEVDSNDCYVEIHSGAGGTESQDWANMLLRMYTRWAERRKMKVQVLEMHDGEEAGIKSATIQVSGHNAYGWLKTESGVHRLVRISPYDSAARRHTSFSSCWVYPVVDDSIDIEIREADLKVDTYRASGAGGQHVNTTDSAIRITHIPSGIIVACQQERSQHKNRATAMAMLKSRLYEAELQKREEAANAQAATKTDIGWGHQIRSYVLQPYQMVKDLRTGVESGQPSVVLDGDLDQFMEAALAQRVGVATDVSED from the exons ATGCGCACGGAAATCGAAAAGACCGTCGCCGAAATCGAGCAGGTTCTGACCCTGCTGAGGAGGCATCTT GACTGGGATACAGCTCAACTCCGTCTCGACGCGCTGAACGCGCAAACCGAATCCCCCGAATTCTGGAATGATCCGGAAAAGGCGCGCGTCACCATGCGGGAACGCGACGAGCTCGATGTTGCCGTGAGGACGGTCAACGAGCTCGAAGCCGGCATTCGCGACAATGTGGAACTGATCGAACTCGGCGAAGCCGAAGGCGATGCAGAGATCGTCCGCGATGCCGAGAACGCGCTGATCGAGCTCAAGCAGACAGCACGCCGGACCCAGATCGAAACCCTGCTTTCGGGCGAAGTCGACAGCAACGACTGCTACGTCGAAATCCACTCCGGTGCCGGCGGCACCGAGAGCCAGGATTGGGCCAACATGCTGCTGCGCATGTATACCCGCTGGGCCGAACGCCGGAAGATGAAGGTTCAGGTGCTGGAAATGCATGACGGCGAAGAAGCCGGCATCAAGTCCGCAACCATCCAGGTCTCCGGTCACAATGCCTATGGCTGGCTCAAGACCGAAAGCGGCGTGCATCGCCTCGTGCGGATCTCGCCCTATGATTCTGCCGCGCGCCGCCACACCAGCTTTTCCAGCTGCTGGGTCTATCCGGTGGTCGATGACAGCATCGACATCGAGATCCGCGAAGCCGATCTGAAGGTCGATACCTATCGCGCCTCGGGCGCTGGCGGCCAGCACGTGAACACCACGGACTCGGCCATCCGCATCACCCACATTCCTTCGGGCATCATCGTGGCCTGTCAGCAGGAGCGCAGCCAGCACAAGAACCGCGCCACGGCCATGGCCATGCTGAAATCGCGCCTCTACGAGGCCGAGCTGCAAAAGCGCGAAGAGGCGGCCAACGCCCAGGCGGCGACCAAGACCGATATCGGCTGGGGGCACCAGATCCGTTCTTACGTGCTGCAGCCCTATCAGATGGTCAAGGATCTGCGCACCGGCGTCGAAAGCGGCCAGCCCTCCGTGGTGCTGGACGGCGACCTCGATCAGTTCATGGAAGCCGCGCTCGCTCAGCGCGTCGGCGTCGCGACGGACGTCTCGGAAGACTAA